In Hyalangium gracile, the following are encoded in one genomic region:
- a CDS encoding TlpA family protein disulfide reductase, translating to MTEPVTTPPPEGAPPPPARRSGEFASKALLVLTAGFGIAGLVYLGVMEAQRSRLVPDGASAPSFQMERYGGGKLALSDLRGKVVMLDFWATWCPPCQEEMPSLVRLAKEYESQGLVFVAASRDDDDVKEELVDQFVKRNLPDLAPYVVYANDEMARAFQVEALPTLYFLDRDGKVTDAVRGMMSEASIRRRIENALKQ from the coding sequence GTGACGGAGCCGGTGACGACGCCACCCCCCGAGGGAGCCCCTCCGCCGCCCGCGCGGCGCAGCGGGGAGTTCGCGTCCAAGGCGCTGCTGGTCCTCACCGCGGGGTTCGGCATCGCCGGGCTGGTGTACCTGGGCGTGATGGAGGCCCAGCGCTCGCGGCTGGTGCCGGATGGGGCCTCGGCGCCCTCGTTCCAGATGGAGCGCTACGGCGGCGGCAAGCTGGCGCTGAGTGACCTGCGGGGCAAGGTGGTGATGCTGGACTTCTGGGCCACGTGGTGTCCGCCGTGCCAGGAGGAGATGCCCTCGCTGGTGCGGCTGGCCAAGGAGTACGAGAGCCAGGGGCTGGTGTTCGTCGCGGCCAGCAGGGATGACGACGACGTGAAGGAAGAGCTGGTGGATCAGTTCGTCAAGCGCAACCTGCCGGACCTGGCGCCCTACGTGGTGTACGCCAACGACGAGATGGCGCGGGCCTTCCAGGTGGAGGCGCTGCCCACGCTCTACTTCCTGGACCGCGACGGCAAGGTGACGGACGCGGTGCGCGGGATGATGTCCGAGGCCTCCATCCGCCGGCGCATCGAGAACGCGCTGAAGCAGTGA